TGGTCCGTCTCTATGTGGAGCGAGTTCTTGTTAATTCtgaacttttttttgtttcttcgctatgttttttttttttgccgaaacTAGGACTAGCATCTCCTTGTGAGTTTGTTTTTTGTAGGCGCCGTTTTTGTATCGACTAGGGCGCGTCAAAACGTTTTTCATACGTACCAGGTAGCCGTCGCTCCGGTGCTGGGACATGCGCAGTGCCAGGCACGTGCTGGCCATGTGCAGCAGCGACCACCACGTCCAGTTCACGAGCATCACGTCGTGCACGTTGGCGTGGTCGCGGCGCGACGTGCACGCCATCATGAACATCGAGCCCACCGAGGACGCGTGCACCACCGAGCTGAGGCACGCCAGAAGGTCGAATACGAACCGCAGAGGTGGCGCCACCAGCGCGGCGCGCCATCTCAGGTACTGCGCGTAGTTGCAGACGAGCAGGAGCCGTGGCGCCACGTGCAGCACGACGACCGCACGCCAGAGGCAGCGCTGAGGCCAGACGTCGGTGACGCTGCTCAACGATGGCCAGGAGTTGGTTACCGATACGCCCTGCGACGAGGCCGAGTTATGCAATCGTGCCTCTTACGAAACGACGCGGC
This genomic window from Dermacentor albipictus isolate Rhodes 1998 colony chromosome 9, USDA_Dalb.pri_finalv2, whole genome shotgun sequence contains:
- the LOC135907209 gene encoding post-GPI attachment to proteins factor 2-like isoform X2; amino-acid sequence: MCQRVCQFLENPPEWGVSVTNSWPSLSSVTDVWPQRCLWRAVVVLHVAPRLLLVCNYAQYLRWRAALVAPPLRFVFDLLACLSSVVHASSVGSMFMMACTSRRDHANVHDVMLVNWTWWSLLHMASTCLALRMSQHRSDGYLMRRSRVLKETLFALSVAASIGITYFGAAQKGYCAEMGGVEDKAAHMQAAQDLFGISELAFMVCTMGFDLTVLYDVPDNVAHAPWPM